The Aythya fuligula isolate bAytFul2 chromosome 2, bAytFul2.pri, whole genome shotgun sequence genome contains a region encoding:
- the C2H7orf25 gene encoding UPF0415 protein C7orf25 homolog: MSVQTLLCERIAVAKELIKRAEALSKSQKRRIEGGAKLCGKLKAELNFLHKVEAGKVAVKESHLQSTNLTHLEAIIQSAENLEDVVSVLHVFAYEDRFGDKQTLVVDVVANGGHTWVKAIGRKAEALHNIWLGRGQYGDKSVIEQAEDFLQASRQQPVEYSNPHIIFAFYNSVSSPMAERLKEMGISVRGDIVAVNSLAEPSTENQHLSASESDEEDLEPLQVTRVDRENLVASIAFPTQIKVNVCNRVNLDITTLITYVSALSYGGCYFVFKEKVLTEQAAQERRERVLPQLEEFMQGKELFACESAVRDFQSILETLGGPGEKERAALLVKKITVVPDQPSDRALGLVASSKINSRSLTIFGTGDTLKAITMTANSGFVRAAANQGVKFSVFVHQPRALTESKEAFATPLPKSCPPDN, encoded by the coding sequence ATGTCTGTGCAGACTCTGCTTTGTGAAAGAATTGCTGTTGCCAAAGAATTGATCAAGAGAGCAGAAGCCCTTTCCAAGTCCCAGAAAAGGAGAATAGAAGGTGGGGCAAAACTCTGTGGCAAACTGAAGGCTGAGTTAAACTTCTTACACAAGGTGGAGGCAGGGAAGGTGGCCGTTAAGGAATCCCATCTGCAGAGTACAAACCTTACCCATCTCGAAGCCATTATCCAGTCAGCAGAGAACCTGGAGGATGTTGTCAGTGTCCTCCATGTCTTTGCTTACGAGGACAGGTTTGGAGACAAACAGACACTGGTGGTAGATGTTGTTGCGAATGGAGGTCACACGTGGGTGAAGGCCATCGGTCGGAAGGCCGAAGCCCTGCACAACATCTGGCTGGGGAGGGGCCAGTATGGTGACAAAAGTGTCATCGAGCAAGCAGAGGACTTCCTGCAGGCAAGCCGTCAGCAGCCAGTGGAGTACAGCAATCCCCACATAATATTTGCCTTCTACAACAGCGTGTCCAGTCCTATGGCAGAGAGACTCAAGGAGATGGGAATATCTGTGCGAGGAGACATTGTGGCTGTGAACTCGCTGGCAGAGCCATCTACAGAAAACCAGCACCTAAGTGCCAGTGAATCAGATGAAGAAGACCTTGAACCCCTGCAGGTGACCAGAGTAGACCGGGAGAATTTAGTGGCCAGCATTGCTTTTCCTACTCAGATCAAAGTAAATGTGTGCAATAGAGTTAACTTGGACATCACTACCTTGATAACCTACGTCTCTGCTCTCAGTTATGGTGGCTGCTACTTCGTCTTCAAAGAAAAAGTGCTAACAGAGCAAGCGGCTcaagaaaggagggagagagtCCTGCCTCAGCTGGAGGAGTTCATGCAAGGGAAAGAGCTCTTTGCGTGTGAATCTGCTGTCAGAGATTTTCAGTCCATCTTGGAAACGCTGGGAGGACCTGGGGAGAAAGAGCGAGCTGCACTGCTCgttaaaaaaattactgtggTGCCAGATCAGCCATCTGACCGTGCCTTAGGACTAGTGGCTAGTTCAAAAATCAATAGCCGTTCTCTGACCATTTTTGGGACAGGAGACACTTTAAAAGCCATCACCATGACTGCAAACAGTGGTTTTGTGAGGGCAGCAGCTAACCAAGGTGTGAAGTTCAGTGTTTTTGTGCATCAGCCTAGAGCAttgacagaaagcaaagaagctTTTGCCACACCTTTACCAAAGAGCTGCCCACCTGACAATTGA